In one Shewanella loihica PV-4 genomic region, the following are encoded:
- a CDS encoding spondin domain-containing protein codes for MTLRKISAGLLLAGLVATPISAAELTISISNLTHGNHFTPVLIAAHDAQMHLFQAGEPATSALQKMAEGGDIADLAAMVDGASGVTLSNPAGGLMAPGQNVTSISFDSQAMTHLSLVAMILPTNDAFIGLDGWEIPSTPGTYTLNLNAYDAGTEANDEVINGGGMPGVPGIPAAPGSDGGSNASGVADTSPNDKVHIHPGILGDTDPAGGMSDLDSRVHRWLNPVARVTITVK; via the coding sequence ATGACCCTACGCAAAATCAGCGCCGGCCTATTGTTAGCCGGTTTAGTCGCCACCCCAATTAGCGCTGCCGAACTCACCATCAGCATCAGCAACCTCACCCATGGCAATCACTTCACCCCAGTCCTCATCGCCGCCCATGATGCTCAGATGCATCTGTTCCAGGCAGGCGAACCTGCCACCAGCGCACTGCAGAAGATGGCCGAAGGAGGTGATATCGCCGATCTCGCGGCCATGGTAGACGGCGCCAGTGGCGTCACCCTGTCTAACCCGGCCGGCGGCCTAATGGCACCGGGGCAGAATGTCACCAGCATTAGCTTTGACTCCCAGGCGATGACTCATCTGTCCCTGGTCGCCATGATACTGCCCACCAACGACGCCTTCATCGGCCTGGACGGCTGGGAGATCCCATCCACGCCCGGTACCTATACCCTGAACCTCAACGCCTATGATGCCGGTACCGAGGCTAACGATGAGGTGATCAATGGCGGCGGCATGCCAGGCGTGCCGGGGATCCCTGCGGCGCCGGGCAGCGATGGCGGCAGCAATGCTAGCGGCGTGGCCGACACCAGTCCCAACGACAAGGTGCATATCCACCCCGGCATTCTGGGTGACACAGACCCTGCTGGCGGCATGAGCGATCTCGACAGTCGGGTCCACCGCTGGCTCAACCCGGTCGCCCGCGTTACCATCACAGTTAAGTAG
- a CDS encoding spondin domain-containing protein: protein MKLQQRKNGLPLTAAALTVGLMLSACSDNDHDTNMPEPPAPPVERSFTLTVTNLTANQPMSPLALLATSNGYHAWQNGEPASLALEQLAEGGDQSGYNAEMDGIDMVVSGAGILPPGASESLTLTQTEAATASLSLLTMLVNTNDAFSGLNAIDISQMAMDETQSFYTPAYDAGTEANSEIKGSIPGPADGGEGFNAARDDVDRVHLHPGVISQDDGLSDSVLKASHRFDNPVLKVTIQRTR from the coding sequence ATGAAACTGCAACAGCGCAAGAATGGCCTCCCCTTAACGGCGGCGGCACTCACTGTAGGGTTGATGCTCAGCGCCTGCTCAGACAACGACCATGATACGAATATGCCAGAGCCACCGGCACCACCCGTGGAGCGTAGCTTTACCCTGACGGTGACCAACCTGACGGCGAATCAACCTATGTCGCCCCTGGCCCTGCTGGCAACCTCCAACGGCTATCATGCCTGGCAAAACGGCGAGCCCGCCAGCCTGGCGCTGGAGCAGCTGGCCGAGGGCGGCGATCAGTCGGGATATAACGCCGAGATGGACGGCATCGATATGGTCGTTAGCGGCGCCGGCATACTCCCTCCTGGGGCGAGTGAAAGCCTGACCCTGACCCAAACCGAGGCGGCAACTGCCTCCCTGTCACTACTGACCATGCTGGTCAACACCAACGACGCCTTCAGCGGCCTTAACGCCATTGATATCAGTCAGATGGCAATGGATGAAACCCAGAGCTTCTACACGCCCGCCTATGATGCCGGCACGGAGGCCAACAGCGAAATCAAGGGAAGCATCCCTGGGCCGGCGGATGGCGGTGAAGGCTTTAATGCGGCCCGCGATGATGTGGATCGTGTGCATCTACATCCTGGGGTGATCAGCCAGGACGATGGCCTGAGCGACTCTGTGCTCAAAGCCAGTCATAGGTTCGACAACCCTGTGCTCAAGGTAACCATTCAGCGCACTCGCTAG
- a CDS encoding response regulator transcription factor: MSVINGDWTLGEGRRILLVEDEPDLARLIRLNLESLQHEVTQVNTLNQARQQLRSKCFDLLLLDRMLSDGDGLTLCQQLRQEGKSLPCMMITARDSEADIVLGLESGADDYLVKPFSVLELRARVKALLRRSAQQAADQYALTFDELVIDSKTREVTAANQPLALTAREFDLLYYLAQHPRQVFSRMQLLEAVWGYSYAGYEHTVNSHINRLRAKLACCPSSNELVQTVWGVGYKFAPPAAH, encoded by the coding sequence ATGTCTGTGATAAACGGTGACTGGACGCTAGGTGAAGGGCGTCGCATCTTGCTGGTCGAGGATGAGCCAGACCTCGCCCGCCTGATCCGTCTCAACCTGGAATCTCTGCAACATGAGGTGACCCAGGTCAACACTTTGAACCAAGCCAGGCAACAGCTGCGCAGCAAGTGTTTCGATCTCCTGCTGCTGGATCGCATGCTGAGCGACGGCGATGGCCTGACCCTGTGCCAGCAGCTGCGTCAGGAGGGCAAGAGCCTGCCCTGCATGATGATCACCGCCAGAGACAGCGAGGCAGATATCGTCCTCGGCCTGGAGTCAGGCGCCGACGACTATCTGGTCAAACCCTTCAGCGTGTTGGAACTCAGGGCCAGGGTCAAGGCGCTGCTCAGACGCTCCGCTCAGCAGGCAGCCGACCAGTATGCCCTCACCTTCGACGAGCTGGTGATCGACAGCAAGACGCGTGAGGTCACCGCCGCCAATCAGCCCCTGGCTCTCACCGCCAGGGAGTTCGATCTCCTCTACTACCTGGCCCAACACCCACGTCAGGTATTCAGCCGCATGCAGCTGCTGGAAGCCGTGTGGGGATACTCCTATGCGGGTTACGAACACACGGTCAACAGCCACATCAATCGCCTCAGGGCCAAGCTGGCCTGCTGTCCCAGCAGCAACGAGCTGGTGCAGACGGTATGGGGCGTGGGCTATAAGTTCGCCCCACCGGCGGCGCACTAG
- a CDS encoding sensor histidine kinase: MVNSLFGRILLLTSACVLLLFLGFWQWSSLSQQHSQRLVQQSLHRELATHMAEINPLLSQGIASDAALKEAFHDLMLLGPSFEIYTLDTQGKVVAFDAREEQIKTHRVDITKIHSFLKGNTLPILGTDPRSDGQQKIFSASPLTGPNGTLSGYLYVIIGGEAFDSWQSLIQAKDLPERWGVALGGWALFTLILFALLLRYLTRPLNRLTQALGELEHKPIDQPLALPLAPSRSQEMAQLNGQINRLLEEVAQKQRQVTAQQAAKQEFLLHLSHDLKTPLTTLLGYLDTWLLSPADARDDSLLQYAAASGQKLQQLLAQMLELAALENGQIKANMRRVSLQSILDELNQTFTPKAKRAEVSLRLGQGESEGESEFLYTDPQLMSRVLNNLLDNALRHTPPGGEIAVYPQTLASGSYLVIQDSGSGMQPEAIAALQHTPSPSQPELYYCRGETLPQLGVGLAIVRQLLARLGCRIEVQSATDRGSRFMIALPRYR, translated from the coding sequence ATGGTCAACAGCCTGTTTGGTCGCATCCTGCTGCTTACCAGCGCCTGTGTCTTGCTGCTGTTTCTCGGCTTCTGGCAGTGGTCTAGCCTGAGTCAGCAACACAGCCAGCGGCTGGTGCAACAGTCCCTGCACAGGGAACTGGCGACCCACATGGCCGAGATCAACCCGCTGTTGTCACAGGGAATCGCCTCGGACGCCGCCCTCAAGGAGGCCTTTCACGACCTCATGTTGCTGGGGCCCAGCTTCGAGATCTACACCTTAGACACTCAAGGCAAGGTGGTCGCCTTCGACGCCAGGGAGGAGCAGATCAAGACCCACAGGGTGGACATCACCAAGATTCATTCCTTCCTCAAGGGGAATACCCTGCCAATCCTGGGCACAGATCCCAGGAGTGATGGCCAGCAGAAGATCTTCTCCGCCAGCCCACTTACAGGCCCAAATGGTACCCTCAGCGGCTACCTCTATGTGATCATAGGCGGCGAAGCCTTCGATAGTTGGCAGTCACTCATCCAGGCCAAAGATCTGCCGGAGCGCTGGGGCGTCGCCCTGGGTGGCTGGGCACTGTTTACCCTGATCTTGTTTGCCCTGCTGCTGCGCTACCTGACCCGGCCCCTCAATCGCCTCACCCAGGCCCTGGGCGAGCTGGAACACAAACCCATAGATCAGCCCCTCGCCCTGCCCCTGGCGCCGAGCCGCAGCCAGGAGATGGCCCAGCTCAATGGGCAGATCAATCGTCTGCTAGAAGAGGTAGCCCAGAAGCAGCGACAGGTCACGGCGCAGCAGGCTGCCAAGCAGGAGTTCCTGCTGCACCTGTCACACGATCTCAAGACGCCGCTCACCACCTTGCTGGGATACTTAGATACCTGGCTGCTGAGCCCGGCCGATGCGCGCGACGACAGCCTGCTGCAGTACGCGGCCGCCTCGGGGCAGAAGCTACAGCAGCTGCTGGCGCAGATGCTCGAGTTGGCGGCGCTGGAGAACGGTCAGATCAAGGCGAACATGCGCCGCGTCTCGCTGCAGTCGATTCTCGATGAACTCAACCAGACCTTCACCCCCAAGGCTAAGCGGGCCGAGGTCAGCCTCCGCCTAGGCCAGGGTGAGAGTGAGGGCGAGAGTGAGTTCCTCTATACGGATCCTCAGCTCATGAGCCGGGTGCTCAACAACCTGCTGGACAACGCCCTACGCCACACACCGCCAGGCGGTGAGATAGCCGTCTATCCCCAGACGCTGGCCTCGGGATCTTATCTGGTGATTCAAGACTCGGGCAGCGGCATGCAACCAGAAGCCATTGCCGCCCTGCAACATACTCCTAGCCCAAGCCAACCCGAGCTCTACTATTGCCGGGGCGAAACGCTGCCGCAGCTAGGCGTCGGCCTGGCGATCGTCAGGCAGCTATTGGCCAGACTCGGCTGTCGTATCGAGGTGCAGAGTGCAACCGATCGGGGCAGCCGATTCATGATCGCACTGCCCCGATATCGATGA
- the hemE gene encoding uroporphyrinogen decarboxylase, which translates to MAELKNDRYLRALLKQPVDVTPVWMMRQAGRYLPEYKATRAQAGDFMSLCRNAELACEVTLQPLRRYDLDAAILFSDILTVPDAMGLGLYFETGEGPRFERPTDTLDAIKKLAVPDPEDELGYVMKAVSTIRRELKGEVPLIGFSGSPWTLATYMVEGGSSKTFEKIKKMAYAEPAALHMLLDKLADAVTLYLNAQVANGAQSLMIFDSWGGALSHTAYREFSLRYMQKIVDGLTRHADGRQVPVTLFTKGGGLWLEAMAETGCDALGLDWTVDIADARRRVGHKVALQGNMDPSMLYASPERIHEEVRQILAGYGEGSGHVFNLGHGIHQHVDPEHAGAFIKSVHELSAQYHK; encoded by the coding sequence ATGGCAGAACTAAAAAATGATCGTTATTTACGTGCCTTACTAAAACAGCCTGTTGATGTGACTCCTGTGTGGATGATGCGTCAGGCGGGTCGTTACCTTCCTGAATACAAAGCAACCCGCGCACAAGCCGGCGACTTCATGTCACTGTGCCGCAATGCCGAGTTGGCCTGTGAGGTGACGTTGCAACCACTTCGTCGTTACGATCTCGATGCTGCGATCTTATTCTCTGATATTTTGACCGTGCCAGATGCCATGGGCCTGGGTCTCTATTTCGAAACCGGTGAGGGTCCTCGTTTCGAGCGTCCAACCGATACGCTTGATGCCATCAAGAAGCTGGCAGTGCCGGATCCAGAAGATGAGCTTGGTTATGTGATGAAGGCCGTTAGCACCATTCGCCGTGAGTTGAAAGGCGAAGTGCCGCTGATCGGTTTCTCTGGTTCACCTTGGACACTGGCGACCTACATGGTCGAGGGCGGTTCGAGCAAGACTTTCGAGAAGATCAAGAAGATGGCCTATGCCGAGCCTGCGGCGCTGCACATGTTGCTAGACAAGCTGGCCGATGCCGTGACCCTGTACCTGAATGCACAGGTGGCCAACGGTGCCCAGTCACTGATGATTTTCGACTCATGGGGCGGCGCCCTGTCTCACACCGCCTACCGCGAGTTCTCGCTGCGCTACATGCAGAAGATCGTCGACGGTCTGACCCGTCATGCCGATGGTCGTCAGGTGCCTGTGACTCTGTTCACTAAGGGTGGCGGACTATGGCTAGAGGCGATGGCCGAGACTGGCTGTGATGCACTGGGTCTGGACTGGACAGTGGACATTGCCGACGCTCGTCGCCGCGTGGGTCACAAGGTTGCCCTTCAGGGTAACATGGATCCTTCTATGCTTTACGCTTCACCTGAGCGCATCCACGAAGAAGTGCGTCAGATCTTGGCCGGTTACGGCGAAGGTTCGGGCCATGTATTCAACCTGGGTCATGGTATTCACCAACATGTGGATCCAGAGCATGCCGGCGCCTTCATCAAGTCAGTTCACGAACTGTCGGCGCAATACCACAAGTAA
- a CDS encoding Rsd/AlgQ family anti-sigma factor — MLKQLERAEQKWGGANTLIDQWLNHRRKLLINYCQIAGLPPYEAIDKSLPAFKSVKEFCDLLVDYVSEGHFEVYDRVVTACEKNGESSQALAQTIVPKISETTDMALDFNDKYTSASDDKILYQLDKDLSSLGDAMETRFQLEDQLLEVLHSKYSA; from the coding sequence ATGCTAAAGCAATTGGAACGGGCCGAACAGAAATGGGGTGGCGCCAATACACTGATTGATCAATGGCTAAACCACCGTCGTAAGCTGCTGATTAACTACTGCCAAATCGCCGGGCTGCCGCCCTACGAGGCGATAGACAAGTCGCTTCCCGCCTTCAAGTCGGTGAAAGAGTTCTGCGATCTTCTGGTGGATTATGTGTCCGAAGGACACTTCGAGGTCTATGACCGCGTGGTTACCGCCTGCGAGAAAAACGGCGAATCCAGCCAGGCCTTGGCGCAGACCATAGTGCCTAAGATCAGCGAAACCACAGATATGGCCCTGGACTTCAACGACAAGTACACCAGTGCCAGCGACGACAAGATCCTCTATCAGCTGGACAAAGATCTCTCCTCACTCGGCGATGCCATGGAGACACGTTTCCAACTGGAAGATCAGCTACTGGAAGTGCTACACAGTAAATACTCGGCATAA